CTGCAGCACAGTTTGTTACTTGGTGAAGGCTCCTTTTTCCTTAAGGATTTTTTCCAAGACTCGCTCACATTGCTTTTTTCATTATATGCAGTctcaaaataatcataaaattggCCTTTGCACTCAAAAGCCAGGTCACTTCCCACAGGTTCATGGCTTATGGGGCCACCATCCCTGTTGGTGTCATGATTTGCTTTCTCATCACTTACGGTGGCCTTTTCCTGAACACCTAGCGACCTGACGTTAGTAACAAAGATTTCATTGGCAGGTATCTGGCCATCACCCTTGTAAATAGGTGCGCTGCCTACGTCAAAATCCACCTGGTGGGAACAACTCGGTAAAggtagagggggagaggaagaggaggatgaggaggaagaggggacagtGGTGGAGGCACTTCCAACGCTAGCATGGACAGAAAGGGGTACATTTAGGTAGTGACCACCACATTCTTGGTAAAAGCAGCAGGCATGGAATTTTTCACACTCCTCTTTGGCCATCCGTGGTCGTTTTCGGTAGGGACAGTCTTGAGCCATGAACCACTCTTGAGCAGAGGTGCCATTGAAAGAGCAGGCAGGAAAGCACCAGTTACTCTGTGTGATGATTTCTCCATGGATCCTTTTCATCAAATTGTTTATAAGGACAGATCTTCGCAGGTATACCTCAGGATCATCGATAAACTTTAGCTTTTCTAATGACATATAAAGGATGTGGGCTCGTTCCTCAAAAATTGAGATGGTCTAAAAgtcaaaaaagggagagaaaacttaGGTCATGGGCTACAGGAAAATGTCGTCACAGTACATTTCTTTCTTGGTAGTCTCTGGATCTGGGAATACTGGGCTCCTGTTTCTCCCAAATTCATTTAGGGATGCCGTCCCTGGTGTTACTgatgtctccccccccccacccccattcctgaATCCCTGGTGTGGTCAAGCGCCTGGGAATCCAGTCACAATGGAGACCTCAGCAGGGGGAGGTCAGGTTGTTCGCTCTTATATGGCCCCCGTGAGGGAGATGCTGAAACACACAAATCTACACTGCTAAAAATCAGGAGAGCagtttcttgggggggggggcagaaaagtAGTAATAAGAGGCACGAAGAGAGGTTCTCAGTTGCTATgttgtttcttgatctgggtgctagTTACGTGGGTATGTTCACTGTGTGAAATCCATCAAGCTGTACCCTTAAGACACTTGTGCTTTTATGTGAGTGTatacaaacacatgcatacacgcacacatatactCATACATTACATGGGAATAAATGTCTTTTGAAAGATGGCAAAATGCAGGTCATCATAAGTATACTTCAAACCCTGGCCAGGAGCATGAGAACTGCTTTCAGGGCTGTCCCTGTGGGTTTAACACTTGCAATTATCTTTGCTTGAACGAGGGACAACAGCCTTTCCCCTGAAAGGATCTGTCAGTTGAAGGGCCAAAGTAGGCTTCCTTCTGGAGCCAGGCAGGAGAAGAGATgcaaggaagaaatgagaaagactcACTTCTGAGCAGTGTGCTACCATCACCATGTGATGATTGGTACAGATCCAGAGGCAACTAGAAATTCGCTGCAACCATAACACAAAAAcgaaagaggaaataaacagcTTGTGTCCTGGGGGCCACCTCTTCcaggccataaaaaaaaaaaaaggaactgttaGCATGACCTGAGGAGCTATGAACAAAGCCAGCCCAGGATCAAAGGCAGGAACTATACATTCAGAGAAAAGCTCAGCGCCTACCAATGCATGCCCAGGTCATTATGAGCAAGGCCAAAGCCAACACCTTGAAGGATAAGCttgtggggtggtggggagatggggtaagaggagacagagaggaagtgcatcaaaaaatttaaaatcctcTCCGTGTTTCAGACAACTATGCTTTGGCTTATACcctcccttttcttatttttaagttcatgcacttattttgagtgagtgagcaggggaggggcagagagagaaaaccctaagcaggctctgcactataagCAAGAAGCCTGAGGTAGGGCTCGAACTTGAACTTTatggaaccttgagatcatgacctgagccaaaatcaagagtcagacgcttaaccggggccacccagaagccctgggGTTATACCCTCCCTCGATTAAATCTGTAGATAGTTTTTAAAGGAGgataaccataaagaaaaataaatggtatttgaAAAGCTTAGTGGCCAGTTTCCTACTTCTTCTTATCTACGCAAAAGAGTTGGCTGTGGTCTTTTCTTGGGAATGGATTACATATTTTAACAAAGTAAACATATGCAGCCAGTGTACAAGTGCATGTTTCTACTTCCACGCATACTTTCAACAGATGGGGAGTCCACCTGTAAAGGGTCCCGAGAAGCCCTGGGGAACCGCTCCCAGGTGGGCACCCACAGAAGTGGCACTGGCCATTGGAGCTAGAGCTTGGGGAAGGGGAATGTCAGGAAAGAACAAGTGCTTTTCTGCGCACACGTGAAAGCACACACCATTCATAACCATTAATGCAACTtaagaaaaatcaaatcattTGTAAAAAAGATGTTCCTTGGATTatgtaattttgttatttctgggTAGAGGAGCTCCTGCTGGCTCTTTCCTCAATTCCTTGTGAAAATAACACAGGACCCAAAGAAGGGACAACGATTAATATGGCTCTGCTGAGA
Above is a window of Neofelis nebulosa isolate mNeoNeb1 chromosome 15, mNeoNeb1.pri, whole genome shotgun sequence DNA encoding:
- the SERTAD4 gene encoding SERTA domain-containing protein 4 → MTLVLSMNRFCEPIVSEGAAEIAGYQTLWEADSYGGPSPPGPAQAPLQGDRGAGPPLAGSHYRGISTPITTSKITYFKRKYVEEEDFHPPLSSCSHKTISIFEERAHILYMSLEKLKFIDDPEVYLRRSVLINNLMKRIHGEIITQSNWCFPACSFNGTSAQEWFMAQDCPYRKRPRMAKEECEKFHACCFYQECGGHYLNVPLSVHASVGSASTTVPSSSSSSSSSPPLPLPSCSHQVDFDVGSAPIYKGDGQIPANEIFVTNVRSLGVQEKATVSDEKANHDTNRDGGPISHEPVGSDLAFECKGQFYDYFETAYNEKSNVSESWKKSLRKKEPSPSNKLCCSKGSKI